One region of Thiorhodovibrio frisius genomic DNA includes:
- a CDS encoding PDC sensor domain-containing protein, with the protein MSEALQAAIARQRMLLHGRLAGQLGRLVAPCRAAWGNRAALEALLDKALTEIPASIYLYLLDQDAQQVTSNLSRQGPLPAHCGRDRSQRSYLSEALAGASFSLSPAYLSRNQRRPSLTAIQRITDADGRLIGFLGADFDLRELPLTRELYQQSDQWLQLKGDPAIRGGLFYQQRVESLMDGKLDAVLDLLTELLTSHGVFHGKLHFSSSRATLWSLDDPYRFRVLDFEDLTNPDIRLAYPRRAYPDEALIPANRVGDVCNSFKGLRFMDENIYLRSGSLNIFNGIVGLNFSCDGSHYMRWDELLDKDLDFWIGAGMSCALVRQRLAEKDKAIEVDLDQI; encoded by the coding sequence ATGAGTGAAGCACTACAAGCCGCCATCGCCCGCCAGCGCATGCTGCTCCACGGCAGACTCGCCGGCCAGCTCGGTCGACTGGTGGCGCCCTGCCGCGCGGCCTGGGGTAACCGGGCCGCCTTGGAGGCGCTGCTGGACAAGGCGCTGACAGAGATCCCCGCCAGTATCTACCTGTACCTGCTCGATCAGGATGCGCAACAGGTCACTTCGAACCTGTCGCGACAGGGCCCGCTGCCGGCGCACTGCGGTCGCGATCGCAGCCAGCGGAGCTATCTGAGCGAGGCGCTGGCGGGGGCAAGCTTTTCCCTGTCGCCGGCCTACCTCAGCCGCAACCAACGGCGACCGTCCCTGACCGCGATACAGCGCATCACGGATGCCGATGGCAGACTCATCGGTTTCCTGGGCGCCGACTTCGACCTGCGCGAGTTACCGCTGACCCGCGAGCTCTACCAGCAGTCCGACCAGTGGCTACAGCTCAAGGGCGACCCTGCCATTCGCGGCGGGCTCTTCTACCAGCAACGTGTCGAGAGCCTGATGGACGGCAAGCTCGATGCCGTGTTGGACCTGCTGACGGAGCTACTGACAAGCCATGGCGTATTCCACGGCAAACTGCACTTTTCAAGCTCGCGCGCGACGCTCTGGTCCCTCGACGACCCCTACCGCTTTCGCGTACTCGACTTCGAGGACCTCACCAACCCCGACATCCGGCTCGCCTATCCGCGACGCGCCTACCCGGACGAGGCCCTGATCCCAGCCAACCGCGTCGGCGACGTCTGCAACAGCTTCAAGGGGCTGCGCTTCATGGACGAGAACATCTACCTGCGCTCGGGTTCGTTGAACATCTTCAACGGTATCGTCGGCCTCAACTTCAGCTGCGACGGCTCGCACTACATGCGCTGGGATGAACTGCTGGACAAGGACCTGGATTTCTGGATAGGCGCCGGCATGTCCTGTGCGCTTGTCCGCCAAAGACTGGCAGAGAAGGACAAAGCCATTGAGGTCGATCTTGACCAGATCTGA
- a CDS encoding putative bifunctional diguanylate cyclase/phosphodiesterase: MHSSDNPSVERTERAPDLRRRAELQLESLDKPLKDANTPEATDQLIHELRVHQIELELQNEELRQTQETLATSRARYFDLYDLAPVGYLTLSEDGVIQEANLAAATLLDTPRETLVDQPLTRFILPEDQDTHYHARHQLLATGERQTYDLRLCRADDALAWVHLDISQRPDATSEHIIWSAILSDISARKRDEQALIESQARLRLITHIADLTFWEWDPKTQAVFFPPEWWRQTGYALDELPHRLGAWADLLHPDDRTRILEHLNGFVDAPVEPAEIQYRLRCKDGDERWFVARLTAILDTQGALMHVLLVQQDITRRKVAEDEAIRLAQHDPLTGLPTRALLDQLADRMLASTRRTGDQLAVLFFDLDRFKAINDIYGHSVGDQLLQAVAQRLRESFREADLIARLGGDEFIAVLANLNDADDAARAARTAIAALTPPYPIGELMLHCVPSLGISLFPQDGDSIESLIQGADHAMYHAKEVSPGGYQFVTDALNQQAHTTLTLETRLREALSQQEFRLAYQPLLDPHNSRITGVEALLRWPQTDAGEIAPLVFLPVAETSGLIHEIGHWVLQEVGRQYGAWRQRGLPPIPITVNISARQFHHQRFHDQLAAALQASAMDPADLTLTLSEAALMQDMLTARQRLDALKALGVRVALGDFGLGCSSLNALERLPLDRLEISRALVERLNLAERLPVILDTLIGLAQALQFDVKAVGIETEADLDFFRQRECDQVQGFYLGVPMSAEQFTDWYRQRTP; encoded by the coding sequence GTGCATTCTTCTGACAATCCCTCCGTCGAGCGCACTGAACGCGCACCAGACCTGCGCCGACGGGCGGAGTTACAGCTTGAAAGCCTGGACAAACCGCTCAAAGACGCCAACACACCGGAGGCGACCGACCAGCTGATCCACGAGCTCCGAGTGCATCAGATCGAGCTGGAGCTTCAGAACGAGGAACTGCGCCAGACCCAGGAGACCTTGGCAACCTCGCGGGCGCGCTATTTTGATCTCTACGACCTGGCCCCGGTGGGCTATCTGACCCTGAGCGAAGACGGGGTGATCCAGGAGGCCAATCTCGCCGCCGCGACCCTGCTAGACACACCGCGCGAGACGCTGGTCGACCAACCCCTGACTCGCTTCATCCTCCCCGAGGATCAGGACACCCACTATCATGCCCGCCACCAGCTCCTGGCCACCGGCGAGCGGCAGACCTATGATCTGCGCCTGTGCCGAGCCGACGATGCACTCGCTTGGGTTCACCTGGACATCAGCCAGCGACCGGATGCGACGAGTGAGCACATCATCTGGAGCGCCATCCTGAGCGACATTAGTGCGCGCAAACGCGACGAACAAGCCCTCATCGAGAGCCAGGCACGGCTGCGCCTGATCACCCACATTGCCGACCTAACCTTCTGGGAATGGGACCCAAAGACGCAGGCGGTATTCTTTCCGCCCGAATGGTGGCGGCAGACCGGCTATGCCCTGGATGAATTACCGCACCGACTCGGGGCCTGGGCCGACCTGCTGCATCCGGATGATCGGACTCGGATACTCGAGCATCTCAACGGCTTCGTCGATGCGCCGGTGGAGCCCGCTGAGATCCAATACCGGTTGCGTTGCAAGGACGGTGACGAGCGCTGGTTCGTGGCCCGCCTGACGGCGATCCTGGACACCCAGGGCGCGCTGATGCATGTTTTGCTGGTCCAGCAGGATATTACCCGGCGCAAGGTCGCTGAGGACGAGGCGATCCGCCTGGCGCAGCATGACCCCCTGACCGGCCTGCCCACCCGCGCCTTGCTCGATCAACTGGCCGATCGCATGCTCGCGAGCACCCGCCGCACGGGGGATCAGTTGGCGGTGCTGTTTTTCGACCTCGACCGCTTCAAGGCGATCAACGATATCTATGGCCACTCGGTGGGCGATCAGCTCCTGCAGGCGGTGGCGCAGCGGCTGCGCGAGAGCTTCCGCGAGGCGGATCTCATCGCCCGGCTGGGAGGAGACGAGTTTATTGCGGTGTTGGCGAACCTCAACGACGCGGATGACGCAGCCCGTGCCGCGCGCACCGCCATCGCGGCACTTACGCCGCCTTACCCCATTGGGGAACTGATGCTGCACTGCGTCCCAAGTCTCGGGATCAGCCTCTTCCCGCAGGACGGTGACAGCATCGAGTCGCTCATTCAGGGTGCCGATCATGCGATGTATCACGCCAAGGAGGTCAGCCCCGGTGGTTATCAGTTTGTGACCGATGCGCTTAACCAGCAGGCGCATACCACGCTGACCTTGGAAACGCGTCTGCGCGAAGCGCTATCGCAGCAGGAATTCCGGCTCGCCTATCAACCGCTGCTGGATCCGCACAACAGTCGCATCACCGGAGTCGAGGCCCTACTGCGCTGGCCGCAGACCGATGCGGGTGAGATCGCCCCGCTGGTGTTCTTGCCGGTTGCCGAAACCAGCGGGCTGATCCATGAGATCGGCCACTGGGTGTTGCAGGAGGTCGGCCGTCAGTATGGGGCTTGGCGCCAGCGCGGACTGCCGCCCATCCCAATCACGGTGAACATCTCGGCCCGGCAGTTTCACCACCAGCGCTTCCACGATCAACTGGCCGCCGCACTGCAAGCGAGCGCCATGGATCCCGCCGATCTGACCTTGACCTTGAGCGAGGCCGCGCTCATGCAGGACATGCTGACGGCACGGCAACGGCTCGATGCCCTGAAAGCACTGGGGGTGCGCGTGGCACTGGGTGACTTCGGCCTGGGCTGTTCGAGCCTCAACGCATTGGAACGGCTGCCGCTGGACCGGCTGGAGATCAGCCGCGCCCTGGTGGAGCGTCTGAACCTGGCCGAACGGCTGCCCGTCATTCTCGACACGCTGATCGGTCTTGCCCAGGCCTTGCAGTTCGACGTCAAGGCGGTCGGAATCGAGACCGAGGCAGACCTGGACTTCTTCCGCCAGCGCGAGTGCGACCAAGTGCAAGGGTTTTACCTGGGCGTTCCGATGTCGGCAGAGCAGTTTACTGACTGGTACCGCCAGCGCACTCCGTGA
- a CDS encoding TRIC cation channel family protein — protein MTTIRSLQEHWKLALGILCLGLLSLGPAQAALNGGWSTMLPYQFERITADGIGIVSGIDIEVMQAAARRAGFRAAFEEVSRASNVKAVRAGQLDFSLAEQPRASAHDWAWFTLPYRKASVAIVMRRGELQPWKGADPRESLRRLLESGATIAVNWTFDPGPEATALLESDAFRGQVLDAATDADSVAHLLTGEADAVIGDRRSMASAVVQAGAVRRVRSLPGDLNRPELSIMLSKKTVSSTTFQALDRALREMRDTGELNRIARHSLVPEVLRPALQTLWFRSFDIIGTIAFAISGVLIARRERYDIVGALVLAALPAVGGGVMRDLISGRSPIGILQSPTLLLLVLGTVLAALFIYAIHDIWGNSHAAEPAQGENDPFRWASTRGLLEVSDAIGLAAFTVTGVIVAAVQRCEPLWLWGPLLAAMTAAGGGVLRDVLRSQADIPTLKGTLYPEIALFWGLVYSLMIHFIGPDLLLSTVLMMTITVIIAGFLSRIVVINFGWHSLFLSFPARRAH, from the coding sequence ATGACGACAATTCGGTCCTTACAAGAACATTGGAAACTTGCTCTCGGCATTCTCTGTCTCGGCCTGCTTTCGCTTGGACCTGCCCAGGCCGCGCTGAACGGCGGTTGGTCGACGATGCTGCCCTACCAATTCGAACGCATCACTGCAGATGGGATCGGGATCGTCAGCGGTATCGATATTGAGGTGATGCAAGCGGCAGCCCGGCGAGCTGGATTCCGCGCGGCATTTGAGGAGGTATCGCGTGCTAGCAACGTGAAGGCGGTCCGCGCGGGGCAACTCGACTTCTCGCTCGCCGAGCAACCACGAGCCTCGGCGCACGATTGGGCGTGGTTCACGCTGCCATACCGCAAGGCATCCGTTGCGATCGTGATGCGGCGGGGAGAATTGCAGCCATGGAAAGGAGCAGACCCCAGAGAAAGTCTGCGACGCTTGTTGGAATCGGGCGCAACAATAGCCGTTAACTGGACCTTTGACCCCGGTCCCGAGGCTACGGCGTTGCTCGAGTCTGATGCGTTTCGCGGGCAGGTGCTCGACGCCGCGACCGACGCGGATTCAGTCGCGCACTTGCTGACGGGTGAGGCGGACGCCGTGATCGGTGATCGACGTTCGATGGCCAGCGCGGTTGTCCAGGCGGGCGCGGTGCGTCGTGTTCGTTCGCTGCCGGGCGACCTTAACCGGCCCGAGCTGAGCATCATGCTATCGAAAAAGACCGTCTCATCGACGACATTTCAGGCCCTTGATCGTGCCCTGCGTGAGATGCGCGATACCGGTGAGCTCAATCGCATCGCCCGCCACTCCCTGGTGCCGGAGGTTTTGAGACCGGCGTTGCAAACGCTTTGGTTTCGCAGCTTCGACATCATCGGCACCATCGCCTTTGCGATTTCGGGTGTCCTGATCGCTCGCCGCGAGCGCTACGACATCGTCGGAGCCCTGGTGCTGGCCGCATTGCCAGCGGTGGGGGGTGGTGTCATGCGCGATCTAATCAGCGGACGATCGCCAATCGGCATCCTCCAGTCTCCGACGCTGCTGCTGTTGGTGCTCGGAACCGTCCTTGCCGCCCTATTCATCTATGCCATTCATGACATCTGGGGTAACAGCCATGCAGCAGAGCCCGCGCAAGGTGAAAACGATCCATTTCGCTGGGCCTCGACACGCGGGCTCCTGGAGGTCTCCGATGCAATCGGGCTGGCGGCATTCACCGTAACTGGCGTGATTGTCGCAGCGGTGCAGCGCTGTGAACCACTGTGGCTATGGGGCCCCTTGTTGGCCGCAATGACAGCTGCGGGTGGCGGCGTCCTTCGTGACGTCCTTCGATCCCAGGCGGATATCCCAACCCTCAAGGGCACCCTCTATCCGGAGATCGCCTTGTTCTGGGGTCTGGTTTATTCCTTAATGATCCATTTCATTGGACCAGACCTGCTCTTGAGTACGGTGCTGATGATGACAATCACGGTGATCATCGCGGGTTTTCTGTCGCGGATTGTGGTTATCAATTTCGGTTGGCACAGCCTTTTTCTCAGCTTCCCCGCAAGGCGAGCACACTGA
- the cobM gene encoding precorrin-4 C(11)-methyltransferase, whose protein sequence is MGKVWFVGAGPGAPDLITVRGTRLLAEAGAILYTGSLVAATALQWAQPGCEIADSKSMDLEQVSAWLLERAQCHETVVRLQTGDPTLYGVMPEVARPLDQAQIAVGICPGVSSAFAAAAAAGECLTLPEVTQTVIFTRLAGRTSMPQRESLHGLAGHGCSLCIFLSIERIAEVAKIFQGAGWAATAPVVVVHKATWPDEEQVLRGTLADIAGRCRDAGIERQALILISPALGARQRAELKPSKLYDAAFPRRFRPGKVS, encoded by the coding sequence ATGGGTAAGGTCTGGTTTGTCGGCGCCGGCCCGGGCGCGCCGGATTTAATAACGGTTCGCGGTACGCGCTTGCTTGCTGAGGCCGGGGCTATCCTCTACACCGGCTCGCTAGTGGCCGCAACCGCCTTGCAATGGGCGCAACCGGGCTGCGAGATCGCCGACTCTAAATCCATGGACTTGGAGCAGGTCAGCGCCTGGTTGCTGGAGCGCGCGCAGTGCCATGAGACCGTGGTGCGCCTGCAGACGGGCGATCCCACGCTTTATGGGGTGATGCCCGAGGTGGCGCGCCCCCTGGACCAGGCGCAGATAGCTGTCGGCATCTGCCCTGGGGTGTCCTCAGCCTTCGCGGCAGCGGCGGCAGCGGGCGAATGTCTGACCCTGCCCGAGGTCACGCAAACAGTGATCTTCACTCGCTTGGCCGGGCGCACTTCGATGCCCCAGCGCGAGTCTCTGCATGGACTGGCCGGGCATGGCTGTAGCCTGTGCATCTTTCTATCCATCGAGCGCATCGCGGAGGTGGCCAAGATATTCCAAGGGGCTGGCTGGGCGGCGACGGCGCCGGTTGTGGTGGTGCACAAGGCGACCTGGCCCGATGAGGAGCAGGTGTTGCGTGGCACACTGGCCGACATCGCCGGGCGCTGCCGCGACGCTGGCATTGAACGCCAGGCACTGATCCTGATTAGCCCGGCCCTCGGCGCCCGGCAGCGCGCCGAACTCAAACCGTCCAAGCTCTATGACGCCGCTTTTCCGCGACGCTTCCGCCCAGGAAAAGTCAGTTAA
- a CDS encoding IS1096 element passenger TnpR family protein, whose protein sequence is MFITDRPIFTWNPSHAQVLESQDFAKQPPGTILRDFGALLDLIQPKGLAVTPKHLFAMNTLETINQRLTHPVDLQLKRPGQKSYPNINGLYLVLRATGLALIDTCGKKPILMLDPEILDLWSDLNPAEAYFALLRAWWGAADETIIDKRSREDVFAKSTRFLRQFKEQGPGWLQHPPVIDSLTYSPGLHNLALLELFGLLEIELVPPVEGQGWQPRQIHITAWGDALMAHFEHFLNELRTPAPDAPEPQLTISDLFEPSKRFETWAAGLRSKFNNWQRNLELPAPPLQPGQHIFRASLSPDCWRRIAIAGEAGFDQLASAILAAFDFDEDHLYAFNFQDRLGRPAEIGHPEMQAELDGKLADQVRVGELGLTKGASMVFVFDFGANWEFDLIVEQVRKEAAAKNPQVLEANGEAPPQYDDEDW, encoded by the coding sequence ATGTTCATCACTGATCGCCCGATCTTCACCTGGAATCCGTCGCACGCGCAGGTGCTGGAATCTCAGGACTTCGCCAAGCAGCCGCCCGGCACCATCTTGCGCGACTTTGGGGCGCTGCTTGATCTTATTCAGCCGAAAGGGTTAGCGGTGACGCCCAAGCATCTGTTTGCCATGAACACCCTGGAGACGATCAACCAGCGATTGACGCATCCGGTCGATTTGCAGCTGAAACGGCCAGGGCAGAAATCCTATCCGAATATCAATGGCCTGTATCTGGTCCTGCGCGCGACTGGACTCGCCCTGATCGACACCTGCGGCAAGAAGCCCATCCTGATGCTCGACCCGGAAATCCTGGACCTCTGGAGCGACCTGAACCCTGCGGAGGCTTACTTCGCCTTGTTGCGTGCCTGGTGGGGAGCAGCCGATGAAACCATTATCGACAAGCGGTCTCGGGAAGATGTATTCGCAAAAAGCACGCGATTTTTAAGACAGTTCAAGGAGCAGGGACCGGGCTGGCTACAGCATCCTCCGGTAATCGACTCCTTGACCTACTCGCCCGGTCTGCACAACCTGGCCTTGCTCGAACTGTTCGGTCTGCTTGAGATCGAGCTAGTCCCGCCGGTCGAGGGGCAAGGCTGGCAGCCCAGGCAGATACACATCACCGCCTGGGGAGATGCCCTGATGGCGCACTTCGAGCATTTTCTCAACGAACTGCGAACGCCCGCACCCGACGCACCCGAACCCCAGCTGACGATCAGCGATCTTTTCGAGCCATCCAAGCGTTTCGAGACCTGGGCTGCGGGTCTTCGCTCCAAGTTCAACAATTGGCAACGCAATCTGGAGCTTCCGGCTCCTCCCTTGCAGCCCGGGCAGCATATCTTTCGGGCGTCCTTGTCACCTGACTGCTGGCGACGAATCGCCATCGCCGGCGAAGCCGGATTCGACCAATTGGCGAGCGCGATTCTCGCCGCATTCGACTTCGACGAGGATCATCTCTATGCGTTCAACTTCCAGGATCGCCTTGGCCGTCCTGCAGAGATCGGTCATCCCGAGATGCAAGCAGAACTCGATGGCAAGTTAGCCGACCAGGTCAGGGTCGGCGAACTTGGCCTGACAAAGGGCGCGAGCATGGTTTTTGTGTTTGACTTCGGTGCCAACTGGGAATTCGACCTCATCGTCGAGCAAGTCAGGAAGGAAGCCGCAGCAAAAAACCCGCAGGTGCTCGAAGCCAATGGCGAGGCGCCGCCACAATACGACGATGAGGATTGGTAG
- a CDS encoding cobyrinate a,c-diamide synthase: MTPLFRDASAQEKSVKAPLQQQSAQRDVDGQLQPLGAGSRQCPALFLSATSSGQGKTTLAAALAYHHRRAGRRVRVFKIGPDFLDPMILARASGAEVEPLDLWMVGEANCQRLLYEAAAEADLILVEGAMGLFDGNPSGADLAERFGLPAAVLIDARGMGQTFGALALGLAHYRPGLRLAGVIANRVGSERHVEMIRAGLSADISLLGALPRFDDAALPSRHLGLVQAEEIADLEQRLDVAASRLAETALAELPPAVSFAPPSPENPPALAPTLAGMRIAVARDAAFSFLYAANLRLLQALGAELTFFSPLHDPLVAADAIYLPGGYPELHLEPLAANSAMHQSLRAHVEAGKSLYAECGGMLSVLETLTDKHGQSAKLAGLMPGQGRLQPRLAGLGMQSLVTPAGELRGHSFHHSTMDSSLTPSAYGIRQRDGGRGEPVYRHGSLTASYLHLYFPSAPEAAAALFTTCGR; the protein is encoded by the coding sequence ATGACGCCGCTTTTCCGCGACGCTTCCGCCCAGGAAAAGTCAGTTAAGGCGCCACTCCAGCAGCAGAGCGCTCAGCGCGATGTCGATGGCCAGCTGCAACCTCTGGGCGCTGGCTCACGCCAGTGTCCGGCGTTGTTCCTGTCCGCAACATCCTCTGGTCAGGGCAAAACTACGCTGGCGGCGGCGCTCGCCTACCATCATCGACGGGCTGGACGCCGGGTGCGGGTATTCAAGATTGGCCCGGATTTTCTCGATCCCATGATTCTGGCGCGCGCCTCGGGTGCCGAGGTTGAACCGCTGGATCTGTGGATGGTGGGCGAGGCCAACTGTCAGCGGCTGCTCTATGAAGCCGCCGCCGAGGCTGATCTGATTCTGGTCGAGGGCGCCATGGGGCTGTTCGATGGCAATCCCTCGGGCGCCGACCTGGCCGAGCGTTTCGGCCTGCCCGCAGCGGTGCTGATCGATGCGCGCGGCATGGGACAGACCTTCGGTGCGCTGGCATTGGGGCTGGCCCACTACCGGCCCGGACTGCGCCTGGCGGGAGTCATCGCCAATCGGGTTGGCAGCGAGCGACACGTGGAGATGATCCGTGCCGGACTCTCTGCGGATATCTCTTTGCTGGGTGCCTTGCCGCGCTTCGATGATGCCGCCTTGCCAAGCCGTCATCTGGGCCTGGTGCAAGCCGAGGAGATCGCTGATCTTGAGCAGCGCCTGGATGTCGCGGCCAGCCGCCTCGCCGAAACCGCGCTGGCAGAACTGCCGCCAGCAGTGTCTTTCGCGCCGCCGTCGCCCGAGAATCCGCCGGCGCTGGCACCAACTCTGGCCGGCATGCGCATCGCCGTGGCTCGGGATGCGGCCTTTTCCTTCCTCTATGCCGCCAACCTGCGACTGCTCCAGGCGCTGGGTGCTGAGCTGACGTTCTTCTCGCCGCTGCATGACCCGCTTGTTGCGGCGGATGCTATCTATCTGCCCGGAGGCTATCCGGAACTGCATCTGGAACCACTGGCCGCCAACAGCGCCATGCACCAATCATTGCGCGCCCATGTCGAGGCGGGAAAATCTCTCTATGCCGAATGCGGTGGCATGCTCTCTGTACTTGAGACCCTGACCGACAAGCATGGCCAGAGCGCCAAACTCGCCGGTCTAATGCCGGGGCAGGGGCGTCTGCAACCGCGCCTGGCTGGCCTTGGCATGCAAAGCCTGGTCACGCCAGCGGGCGAGTTGCGGGGGCATAGCTTCCATCATTCGACCATGGACAGCTCGCTGACACCGAGCGCCTACGGCATCCGACAGCGCGATGGTGGTCGCGGTGAGCCGGTCTACCGTCACGGCTCGCTGACAGCGAGCTATCTGCACCTGTATTTTCCCTCGGCGCCGGAAGCGGCGGCTGCACTTTTTACAACTTGCGGCCGCTGA
- a CDS encoding B12-binding domain-containing radical SAM protein — protein MKTFHLILLKPSHYDDDGYIIQWWRSGIPSNTLAALYAMARDAAERRVLGDDVRLQISTIDETNTRVRAKRLALMIERDGGLGLVALAGVQTNQYPRALDIARQLRAHKIAVAIGGFHVSGVLSVIGKCTPELQAALDLGVSLFAGEIEHRFDDFLKDAYNARLNPVYNYLDDLPNLNGAIPPYMPKEYVQRTVGRVTSFDAGRGCPFVCSFCTIINVQGRKSRFRTPDDIERIVRENIAQGIKRFFVTDDNFARNKNWEAIFDRLIALRRERIRVHLTLQVDTQCHKIPRFIEKAAAAGTKRIFIGLENINPDNLAVANKKQNKITDYRAMLLVWRRYKVFIDGGYILGFPGDTPESIRRDVELLKRELPMDRVQFYCLTPLPGSADHKALYERGAYMDPDLNNYELNHVSTHHPRMTQEEWLGAYRQAWRSFYTVKHIKTLMRRARANGVSPGHIMSSCMAVYVFACIEHIQPLEGGVLRRRLRRERRPGLPIENPLVFYPKYLGRNLFGYAKAIAMLAVLAIERRRLKRDPEAKHYMDQALTPVDDQELTAMEMYSVTDAAKTAVQVHKDKQHQRHPGGRR, from the coding sequence ATGAAAACATTCCACTTGATTCTACTCAAGCCATCGCACTACGACGACGATGGCTACATCATTCAATGGTGGCGCTCCGGAATCCCGTCGAATACCCTCGCCGCGCTTTACGCCATGGCGCGCGACGCCGCAGAGCGCCGCGTCTTGGGCGACGACGTCAGGCTTCAAATTAGCACCATCGACGAGACCAACACGCGCGTGCGTGCCAAGCGCCTCGCTTTGATGATCGAGCGCGATGGCGGCCTCGGTCTGGTCGCTCTGGCGGGTGTGCAGACCAACCAATATCCGCGCGCCCTGGACATTGCCCGGCAGCTGCGCGCGCACAAGATTGCGGTCGCCATCGGTGGCTTCCATGTCAGCGGCGTGCTGTCTGTCATCGGCAAATGCACGCCTGAGCTGCAAGCGGCCTTGGACCTGGGCGTGTCGCTCTTCGCCGGCGAGATCGAGCACCGCTTTGACGATTTCCTAAAGGACGCCTACAACGCCCGACTCAATCCCGTCTACAACTACCTCGACGACCTGCCCAACCTCAATGGTGCCATCCCGCCCTACATGCCCAAGGAATATGTGCAACGCACCGTTGGACGAGTGACCAGCTTCGATGCCGGGCGCGGCTGCCCCTTTGTTTGCAGCTTCTGCACCATTATCAACGTGCAAGGTCGTAAATCGCGCTTTCGCACGCCGGACGACATTGAGCGCATTGTTCGCGAAAATATCGCTCAGGGCATTAAGCGCTTCTTTGTGACCGACGACAACTTCGCTCGCAATAAGAATTGGGAGGCGATCTTCGACCGCCTGATTGCACTCAGGCGCGAGCGCATTCGCGTGCACCTGACGCTTCAGGTGGATACTCAGTGCCATAAGATCCCGCGCTTCATCGAAAAGGCCGCAGCGGCGGGCACCAAGCGCATTTTCATCGGCCTGGAGAACATCAACCCCGACAACCTGGCAGTCGCCAACAAAAAGCAGAACAAGATTACCGACTATCGCGCCATGCTGCTCGTTTGGCGCCGTTACAAGGTGTTCATCGACGGCGGCTACATCCTTGGCTTTCCCGGCGACACGCCGGAGAGCATCCGGCGTGATGTTGAACTCCTCAAGCGCGAACTGCCAATGGACCGGGTACAGTTCTATTGTCTAACGCCCTTGCCGGGTTCCGCCGACCACAAGGCCCTCTATGAGCGCGGGGCCTATATGGACCCGGACCTGAACAACTACGAACTCAACCACGTTTCCACCCATCACCCCCGCATGACGCAGGAGGAATGGCTCGGCGCTTATCGGCAGGCTTGGCGCAGCTTCTACACCGTCAAACACATTAAAACCCTGATGCGGCGTGCGCGCGCCAATGGCGTCAGCCCAGGCCATATCATGAGTTCGTGCATGGCGGTCTACGTCTTCGCCTGCATCGAGCATATCCAACCGCTGGAGGGCGGCGTTCTCCGCCGTCGCTTGCGCCGGGAACGCCGCCCGGGACTGCCGATCGAAAACCCCCTGGTCTTCTACCCGAAATACCTTGGCCGTAATCTGTTCGGCTACGCCAAGGCAATCGCCATGCTGGCCGTGCTCGCCATTGAGCGCCGGCGCCTCAAGCGCGACCCCGAGGCCAAGCACTACATGGACCAGGCGCTGACACCCGTCGACGACCAAGAACTGACCGCCATGGAGATGTACTCCGTGACCGATGCCGCCAAGACCGCAGTCCAGGTGCACAAAGACAAACAGCACCAGCGCCACCCTGGCGGGAGACGATGA
- the cysZ gene encoding sulfate transporter CysZ, which yields MINHPLTGAGYLLKGARLIARPQLRPFVIIPLIINTLVFVLAIGLGVNQFEHWMELMTAQIPHWLGWLEWLLWPIFVLVLLVLVFYTFTLVANLIAAPFNSLLAEKVEMELTGQVPDTDGSWRKLVAELLPSLFDELIKLVYALALAVPFLLLLLVPVVGPILWLLYTAWMMAVEYGDYPLGNHGLRFREIRQLLGRRRLLSLGFGAATAGMSMVPVLNFLLMPSAVAGATALWVGELKAIRPSTDHE from the coding sequence TTGATCAATCACCCCCTGACTGGCGCCGGTTATCTGCTCAAGGGCGCACGGCTGATTGCCCGCCCGCAGCTGCGGCCCTTTGTCATCATCCCGCTCATCATCAACACCCTGGTTTTCGTTCTGGCAATCGGCCTTGGCGTCAATCAGTTCGAGCACTGGATGGAGCTGATGACGGCGCAAATTCCGCACTGGCTTGGCTGGCTGGAGTGGCTGCTGTGGCCCATCTTTGTGCTGGTGCTTCTGGTGCTGGTGTTCTATACCTTTACCCTGGTGGCTAATCTGATCGCGGCACCCTTCAATAGCCTGCTGGCGGAAAAGGTCGAGATGGAGCTGACCGGGCAGGTGCCGGATACGGATGGCAGCTGGCGCAAGTTGGTCGCGGAGCTGCTGCCGTCGTTGTTCGATGAGTTGATCAAACTGGTCTATGCGCTGGCGCTGGCCGTCCCCTTTCTGCTTTTGCTGCTGGTGCCGGTGGTCGGGCCGATCCTGTGGTTGCTCTATACCGCCTGGATGATGGCGGTCGAGTATGGCGATTATCCGCTCGGTAATCACGGGTTGCGGTTCCGGGAGATTCGCCAGCTCCTTGGGCGTCGGCGGCTGCTGAGCCTCGGCTTCGGCGCTGCAACGGCGGGCATGAGCATGGTGCCGGTGCTGAATTTTCTGCTGATGCCCAGCGCCGTTGCCGGCGCGACCGCGCTCTGGGTTGGGGAGCTGAAGGCGATCCGGCCCAGCACTGATCATGAGTAA